A stretch of the Alphaproteobacteria bacterium genome encodes the following:
- the dnaJ gene encoding molecular chaperone DnaJ, producing the protein MDKRDYYETLSVDRQAGEAELKKAYRKLAMKYHPDRNPADPEAERAFKEVSEAYEVLKDADKRAAYDRFGHAAFEGGNGQGGGFGFGGSSFSDVFDDLFGDFMGGRRSGGTSGQRGADLRYNLEISLEDAFHGRQTNIRTTTSVTCEDCSGGGAAAGTQPVTCSGCGGDGKVRAQQGFFTIERACPRCQGVGRVIESPCVTCRGSGRTSRDKELQVNIPAGVEDGTRIRLAGEGEAGVRGSPPGDLYIFIAIAAHSLFQREGGNLYCRVPLPMTRAALGGSIEVPTVDGGNARITVPEGTQTGHQFRLRGKGMPAMRGQSTGDLFVQTMTETPVNLNEEQRALLRQFEDTANEHTHPETAGFFSKVKELWDDIRE; encoded by the coding sequence ATGGACAAGCGCGATTACTACGAGACGCTCAGCGTTGACCGCCAGGCGGGCGAAGCCGAGCTCAAGAAAGCGTACCGCAAGCTCGCCATGAAATACCACCCGGATCGCAATCCCGCCGATCCGGAAGCCGAGCGCGCTTTCAAGGAAGTCTCGGAGGCTTATGAGGTCCTGAAGGACGCCGACAAGCGCGCCGCCTACGACCGCTTCGGCCACGCCGCGTTCGAAGGCGGCAACGGGCAGGGCGGCGGCTTCGGTTTTGGCGGCTCGAGCTTCTCCGATGTCTTCGACGACCTGTTCGGCGACTTCATGGGCGGCCGGCGCAGCGGCGGCACCAGTGGGCAGCGCGGTGCTGATCTGCGCTACAACCTCGAGATCTCGCTGGAAGACGCCTTCCACGGCCGCCAGACCAACATCCGCACCACCACATCCGTGACCTGCGAGGACTGTTCTGGCGGTGGTGCCGCCGCTGGTACCCAACCGGTTACCTGTTCGGGCTGCGGCGGCGACGGCAAGGTGCGTGCCCAGCAGGGCTTTTTCACCATCGAGCGCGCCTGCCCGAGATGCCAGGGCGTAGGCCGCGTGATCGAGAGTCCCTGCGTGACCTGCCGCGGCAGCGGCCGCACCAGCCGCGACAAGGAGCTGCAGGTCAACATTCCGGCCGGCGTCGAAGACGGCACACGTATCCGCCTGGCCGGCGAGGGCGAGGCTGGCGTGCGCGGGAGCCCGCCTGGCGATCTTTATATCTTTATCGCCATCGCCGCGCACTCCCTATTCCAGCGCGAAGGCGGCAACCTCTATTGCCGCGTGCCCCTGCCCATGACCCGGGCCGCGCTCGGCGGCTCCATAGAGGTGCCGACAGTCGACGGCGGCAACGCCCGCATTACCGTGCCCGAGGGCACCCAGACCGGTCACCAGTTCCGCCTGCGCGGCAAAGGCATGCCGGCCATGCGCGGCCAGAGCACAGGCGACCTCTTCGTACAGACCATGACCGAGACCCCGGTCAACCTCAACGAAGAGCAACGCGCACTGCTACGTCAATTCGAAGACACCGCCAACGAGCACACCCACCCCGAGACCGCAGGCTTCTTCAGTAAGGTGAAGGAGCTGTGGGACGATATTCGGGAGTAG